Proteins encoded by one window of Candidatus Nitrosocosmicus hydrocola:
- a CDS encoding winged helix-turn-helix domain-containing protein — MVEGRDRGKTKYRDKCQIFYLIVKSCIGKYQTKNKLSYYSSYRRLNHYLADLIRLDLLIFDEKQQRFLATPKGNDFVRKYDNIIDFVPSFKRDYEI; from the coding sequence TTGGTCGAAGGAAGAGACAGAGGCAAAACAAAGTATCGTGACAAGTGTCAGATTTTTTACTTGATTGTCAAAAGCTGTATTGGCAAATATCAAACTAAAAATAAACTTAGTTATTATAGTTCATATAGGCGCCTCAATCATTATCTGGCCGACCTAATTAGACTTGATTTATTGATATTCGATGAAAAACAACAAAGATTTTTGGCAACTCCTAAAGGTAATGATTTTGTGAGAAAGTATGATAACATAATTGACTTTGTTCCATCATTCAAACGAGATTATGAGATTTAG
- a CDS encoding GNAT family N-acetyltransferase translates to MQIALRRVNGYNIRRCAYEDLNSVIEINLKTLPEHYTEYFFESLLREIPEAFIIAEIDNRVVGYIMCKLEFGFSNFRKLGFVKKGHVVSIALLQEHRGKNIGEALMIEGINGISFRKGDEIYLEVRTSNISAISLYQKLGFQTKSILKSYYRDGEDANLMALEIS, encoded by the coding sequence TTGCAGATAGCATTACGGAGAGTTAACGGATACAATATACGTAGATGTGCATATGAAGATCTAAATTCTGTCATTGAAATAAATCTGAAAACTTTACCCGAGCATTATACAGAATATTTTTTTGAATCCCTCTTGCGCGAAATTCCGGAAGCGTTCATAATTGCTGAAATCGACAACCGAGTAGTGGGGTATATCATGTGCAAATTGGAATTTGGTTTTTCAAATTTTAGAAAATTGGGATTCGTTAAGAAGGGTCATGTAGTGTCGATAGCATTACTTCAAGAACATAGGGGCAAAAATATTGGGGAAGCGCTAATGATAGAGGGAATTAATGGGATATCATTTAGAAAAGGTGATGAGATATATCTAGAGGTTAGAACTAGTAATATTTCAGCAATTTCGCTATATCAAAAACTCGGTTTTCAAACCAAATCTATTTTAAAGTCCTATTATAGAGATGGTGAAGATGCAAATTTGATGGCTCTTGAAATATCATGA
- the hflX gene encoding GTPase HflX, translating to MIYTNLEEGKKAILVTYPTKFAVTEALELAESAGYTIVRTVSQKNITRSRFGIGKGKAEEVKDIAAELKIDVIIFDEILKPSQQYNLARLCKVDVVDREKLILEIFLDRATTNESKIQVKLAHLKYDIVRVKEKTRLAKLGEQPGFYGLGKYDADIHLLDIKRRTTLLKKKLKLEEKKRALHRVQRLSSNLPLIALAGYTSAGKTTLFNLLSEEKKNTSETVFTTLTTYTRSFLIEDRKVLISDTIGFISRLPPYMIEAFKSTLSELNYADVILLVIDFSEDSFAIRKKFKSSLEILSRLELPLDKCILVLNKIDRVKSNEIKEKLSDLVITRGMSQVVSISAELGYNIPKLRKMIEDRIKAP from the coding sequence ATGATTTATACAAATCTAGAAGAGGGAAAAAAGGCCATTCTAGTTACTTACCCTACTAAATTCGCAGTCACTGAGGCATTAGAACTAGCTGAGTCTGCTGGTTATACCATTGTGAGAACCGTATCTCAGAAAAACATCACTAGATCCAGGTTTGGAATCGGGAAGGGAAAGGCAGAAGAAGTGAAAGATATTGCTGCAGAATTGAAAATAGATGTAATAATTTTTGATGAAATATTGAAACCTAGTCAACAATACAACTTGGCAAGACTTTGTAAAGTGGATGTAGTAGATAGAGAGAAATTGATACTGGAGATATTTTTAGATCGGGCTACAACTAATGAATCAAAAATACAAGTGAAATTGGCTCATCTAAAATATGATATCGTCAGAGTAAAAGAGAAAACAAGGTTGGCAAAATTAGGAGAGCAACCCGGTTTTTATGGACTCGGAAAGTACGATGCAGACATCCATTTACTAGATATAAAGCGCCGTACTACTCTGTTAAAGAAAAAACTAAAGTTAGAGGAGAAAAAAAGAGCACTTCATAGAGTGCAAAGGCTCAGCAGCAATTTACCACTAATAGCCCTAGCAGGCTATACTTCTGCAGGGAAAACTACATTGTTTAATTTGCTATCAGAAGAGAAAAAAAATACCAGTGAAACTGTCTTTACTACTTTAACTACCTATACCCGTTCTTTCCTCATTGAAGATAGAAAAGTTTTGATCTCCGATACTATTGGGTTTATTAGCAGATTACCTCCTTACATGATAGAAGCTTTCAAATCCACTTTGTCAGAGCTAAATTATGCAGATGTCATATTATTGGTAATTGATTTTAGTGAAGACTCTTTTGCTATAAGAAAAAAATTCAAGAGCTCTTTGGAAATATTATCAAGATTGGAACTTCCTCTTGACAAATGCATACTAGTCTTAAATAAAATAGACAGAGTGAAGAGTAACGAAATAAAGGAAAAGTTAAGTGATTTAGTAATAACAAGAGGCATGAGTCAAGTTGTTTCCATCTCTGCGGAATTGGGATACAATATACCAAAGTTAAGAAAAATGATTGAGGACAGAATTAAGGCTCCCTGA
- a CDS encoding magnesium transporter CorA family protein, producing the protein MSLSNRMHGLKPIVNKGLEWMYIDQPTREKLDTLAKKYPLHELNIEDCLSKNQLPKIDRYDDHVFIILQFPTTQKEKTSPRFSQLSLFIGRDFLISIHQGDLKPLSELFQACSIDKGKNKQNIMGNSPGYLLHSILDVLVDDLLHILMKVIGNLDDIEDAVFDDKVAVAKEISILRREITTLRRIVVPLKRIMLEIISRDVRKFSTNVEEEDLISYFNDINDHVSKVLEALDESKETIEIYKDTDHMLSSEKTNKILSFLTILFTLSIPVTVVGTFFGMNIIIPGSVNFSYDLYDFMPLIITICFSVGSVIIMLYYFRKLGWMNNLTK; encoded by the coding sequence ATGTCTTTATCAAATCGAATGCATGGACTAAAACCTATAGTAAATAAAGGCTTAGAATGGATGTATATTGATCAACCAACTAGGGAGAAATTGGACACATTAGCAAAGAAATATCCATTACATGAGTTAAACATAGAGGACTGTTTATCCAAAAATCAATTACCCAAAATTGATCGATATGATGATCATGTATTCATAATCTTGCAATTCCCTACAACGCAGAAAGAAAAGACATCACCCAGGTTTAGTCAACTCTCATTATTCATTGGTCGTGATTTCTTGATCTCCATTCATCAAGGAGATCTTAAACCATTATCTGAACTATTTCAAGCTTGTAGTATAGACAAGGGAAAAAATAAACAAAATATAATGGGAAATTCTCCCGGATATTTACTACATTCAATCCTAGATGTTCTAGTCGACGACTTGCTTCACATATTAATGAAAGTAATTGGAAACCTAGATGATATTGAAGATGCCGTATTCGATGATAAGGTTGCGGTTGCAAAAGAAATCTCAATTTTGAGAAGAGAGATTACAACTCTGCGTAGAATTGTTGTACCTTTAAAAAGGATCATGTTGGAAATAATATCTAGAGATGTGAGAAAATTTTCTACAAATGTAGAAGAAGAGGATTTGATATCTTACTTTAATGATATCAATGATCACGTGTCAAAAGTACTTGAGGCATTGGATGAATCAAAAGAAACAATTGAAATATACAAAGATACCGATCACATGTTAAGTAGCGAAAAGACAAACAAGATCTTAAGTTTCTTAACTATCTTATTTACCTTATCAATCCCCGTAACAGTAGTTGGAACATTTTTCGGAATGAATATTATTATTCCAGGTAGCGTCAACTTCAGTTACGATTTATATGATTTTATGCCGTTGATAATTACAATATGCTTTTCTGTCGGCTCCGTCATAATAATGCTATACTATTTTAGGAAATTGGGATGGATGAATAACCTTACGAAATAG